TGTGCGGGTCGGTGATCGCCAGCGGGGAGCCGGGGAGGGCGAGCCAGCGGACCAGGGTGACCACGGCGAAGAGAAGCACCGTGGTGAGGGCGAACTCGTAGACGGTGTGCCGGACGAGGTCCGCACGGCTCTGGGCGGAAGCGCTCATGAGAGTCCTCGGGAAGGGGCGGGGAGGGAGCGGGGCCGGGTGCACGCGTCCCGCACAGCGCACCCGACCGTCCCGATGAGTTTTTCGCTGAGTGAACTATCATTCATTCAGCGAGTGAGCCCGAGTCTGCGGGTCACTGTGACGGCTGTCAATGGCCGGTAGCGTTCTCCCGACGACGGGTACGAGCACGGCCTGAGGCGCCGGGACGCGGGAAGCACGGGAGGAGATCGGTGACATCCGACGAGGCGGGGGCCCCTGACCTGGAGGCCGCCGGCCCGCTGGAGCGCGGTCTGGCGATGCTGCGGATCATGGCCGCCGCCTCGGAGCCGATGCGTCCGGGCGACCTGGCCCGCGCCACGGGTCTGGCCCGTTCGGCCGTCGACAGGGTCGCCGCCACACTGGTCCATCTCGGCCAGCTGCGCACCGAGGGACGCGAGTTGGCGCTCGCCCCGCGCCTGATGGAACTCGGCAACGCCTATCTCGACGCGAGCGGCTGGTCGCGCGCGCTGCGACCGAGCCTGGAGCGGCTGACCCGGACGCTGGACGAGTCGGTCTCGGCGATCGTCCTCGACGGATGCGACGCACGCATCGTCGGTACGGCCGTCCCGCCCGGACGCATGATCCCGCTGGGCTTCCGCGTCGGCGACCTGCTGCCCGCAGAGCGCTGCGCGGCCGGCGCCGTACTCGCCACCGCCTGGGACCCTCAGACGTACGCGGCCTGGCGGGCCCGGCAGGCCGCCGACCCCCTGGACGCCGCTTTCCCGGCCGTTCCCACCCGCCGCACCGCCCCCGGCGCCGAGCAGGCGGAAGCCGACTTCACCTCCTGGGTCGCGGACACGGCCGCGAACGACTGGGCGCTGGACGACCAGCTCGTCGCCCCCGGCCTGGTCGCCCTGTCGGTCCCGGTGCGCGCACCCGACGGCCGGCCCGTGTGCGCGATCAGCGTGCTCGCCCACACCAGCCGGCACAGCGCCGACCAGCTGCGCGAGCACGCCCTGACCGCGATGAACGAAGCCGCCCGGGACATCGCCGGGGCGCTGTACGACACCTCCGGCACCCCGGCCGCGGCGCCGCCACCCGCCTCCCCCGCATACACCGACGCCAAGCCCGAACTGGGGCCGTCCTTCCTACAGGCCCTGGCCCGGGGCCTGGCCGTGCTGACCGCGCTCGGCCGGCAGCCCGGCGGACTCACCCTCTCCGAGGCAGCTCAGGCCGCCGGACTCTCGTACCCCAGCACCCGGCGCAATCTGCTGACACTGCGCGAGCTCGCCTACGTGGAGCAGCACGGGCGCCGGTTCCTGCCCGCCCCGCGCGTCCTGGAGCTGGGATACGCGCGGCTGTCCACCCTCACCCTCGCCGACATCGCACAACCCCATCTCGCCGATCTGGTCGGACAGGTGCGGGAGTCCGCCTCGCTCGCGGTCCTCGACGGTGCCGAGGTCCGCTACATGGCCCGGGTGGCCACCGAGCAGATCACCAGCGCCCGCATCACGCCCGGCACCCGGCTGCCCGCCTACGCCACCTCCATGGGCCGGGTCCTGCTCGCGGACCTGCCCGCGGCGGAGCGACAGGAGCGGCTCCGGGCCATGGACCCGCGGGCCCTGACCCCGCACACGCTCACCTCGCACTCGGCGCTCGCGGCCGCGATCGACGAAGCGGGGCGCGCTGGATTCGCCCTGGTGGAGCAGGAGTTGGAGGCCGGTCTGAGGTCGTTGGCCGTGCCGGTCAGGGACCGGAGCGGGCGCGCCGTGGCGGCCCTGAACATCGCGCTGCACGCCGGTCCGGAGCCGCCCGAGCACAGCCGGGACTTCATGCTGCCCGCCCTGCGCGCGTGCGCCGCCGGCATCGAGGCCGACCTGGCGGCCGCGTTCCCGCACGGATCCGTGACGACGCCCTGACGCTCCCGCCGACTGACCGACGGCAGCTCCCCGACCGGTGAACGACACTGGCGGAATGCATCTGAGCAAGACGAACCCGTACTCGGCCGCGTGCCCCGGCCGGCCGCTGATCGATCTGATCGGGGCCAAGTGGACGATCCTCGTCGTCGGCTGCCTGACCCGGGGGCCGCAGCGGTTCGGCGAACTGGCCGCCGAACTCGAAGAGGTCACGCCGAAGGCGCTCACCCAGACGCTGCGGCAGCTCGAACGCAACGGCCTGGTACTGCGCACGGTGCACCCGGTGATTCCGCCCCATGTCGAGTACGAGCTGACCCCTCTCGGCCGGACCCTGCTCGGGCCCGTCGAAGCGCTGCTCGGCTGGACCGACGCCCACATCGAGGTGTGTTCCGCGGCACAGCGCGCCTATGACGCCGACGTCTGAGCTGCACGCTTCACTCGGGTATAGCCACTAGCAAAAAAGTGCAATCTTCAAGCACTTGGCGCGCGTCCCTAGCGTGATCGAGGTGCCGACAACGGCACCCGGAATCCAGGGAGTTCGTCATGTGCGAAGCAGAGCAGCACGACCACCGGTCGCCGTCCCGCCGCGGCATCCTGCGCTGGGGCGCGGCAGCCGTGCCCGCGGCCGCCGGCCTCTCGGCGCTCGCCCTGCCGACGCAGGCCGCCACCGCCGCACCCGCCGTCACGGGCGGCGGTGCGTACTACGAGGCCGCACGCGGAGACACCCTGCGCGGCATCGCCTCCCGCTTCCTCGGCTCCGAACGGCGCTGGACGGAGCTCTACCGGCTGAACCAGCAGGTCCTGGACAAGAGCGGTGAGCCGCGAACCGGCCAACGTCTGGCGCTCCCCGAATCCCCCGACGGCGCCGCGACCCGTACTTTCGCGCCACTTCCCGCCACCGCCAAGCCCCTGCCGGTCCCCCCTGAGGGCTACCGGCTCGACCGCATCGGCGACGCGTTCTACGCCGTGACCGCCGGCGGTACGCAGGCGGCCTTCCTCGTCACCGGCGCCGGGGTGGTCGTCATCGACGCACCGCCCTCGCTCGCCGAAGCACTTCCGGCCGCGATCCGCCGCGTCACCGGCCGCAAGGTCACCCACCTCGTGTACAGCCACGACCACGCCGACCACACGGCCGGCGCGTCGGCGTTCGGCGACGTGGTCCGCATCGCGCACACCGCGACCGCTGAACGGATCAGGACGGCCAAGGACCCGGGCCGCCCGATGCCCACCGTGACCTTCGACGACCGCTACCGCCTCGACCTGGGCGGTCAGCGGCTGCTGCTCAGCTATCCGGGCGCCAATCACGAGGCCGGCAACATCCTCATCCACGCCCCTCGCCAGCGCGCCGCCATGATGGTCGACCTCGTGATGCCGGGCTGGGCCCCCTTCCGCGCCTGGGGCACCGCCGACAGCGTCCCCGGCGTGCTGCGGGCCCACGACCAGCTCGCCCGCATGGATCTGGACACCTACATCGGCGGTCATGTCCACCGGCTCGGCACCAAGGAGGACATCGAGGTCT
The DNA window shown above is from Streptomyces chartreusis and carries:
- a CDS encoding winged helix-turn-helix transcriptional regulator — translated: MHLSKTNPYSAACPGRPLIDLIGAKWTILVVGCLTRGPQRFGELAAELEEVTPKALTQTLRQLERNGLVLRTVHPVIPPHVEYELTPLGRTLLGPVEALLGWTDAHIEVCSAAQRAYDADV
- a CDS encoding IclR family transcriptional regulator domain-containing protein — its product is MTSDEAGAPDLEAAGPLERGLAMLRIMAAASEPMRPGDLARATGLARSAVDRVAATLVHLGQLRTEGRELALAPRLMELGNAYLDASGWSRALRPSLERLTRTLDESVSAIVLDGCDARIVGTAVPPGRMIPLGFRVGDLLPAERCAAGAVLATAWDPQTYAAWRARQAADPLDAAFPAVPTRRTAPGAEQAEADFTSWVADTAANDWALDDQLVAPGLVALSVPVRAPDGRPVCAISVLAHTSRHSADQLREHALTAMNEAARDIAGALYDTSGTPAAAPPPASPAYTDAKPELGPSFLQALARGLAVLTALGRQPGGLTLSEAAQAAGLSYPSTRRNLLTLRELAYVEQHGRRFLPAPRVLELGYARLSTLTLADIAQPHLADLVGQVRESASLAVLDGAEVRYMARVATEQITSARITPGTRLPAYATSMGRVLLADLPAAERQERLRAMDPRALTPHTLTSHSALAAAIDEAGRAGFALVEQELEAGLRSLAVPVRDRSGRAVAALNIALHAGPEPPEHSRDFMLPALRACAAGIEADLAAAFPHGSVTTP
- a CDS encoding MBL fold metallo-hydrolase is translated as MCEAEQHDHRSPSRRGILRWGAAAVPAAAGLSALALPTQAATAAPAVTGGGAYYEAARGDTLRGIASRFLGSERRWTELYRLNQQVLDKSGEPRTGQRLALPESPDGAATRTFAPLPATAKPLPVPPEGYRLDRIGDAFYAVTAGGTQAAFLVTGAGVVVIDAPPSLAEALPAAIRRVTGRKVTHLVYSHDHADHTAGASAFGDVVRIAHTATAERIRTAKDPGRPMPTVTFDDRYRLDLGGQRLLLSYPGANHEAGNILIHAPRQRAAMMVDLVMPGWAPFRAWGTADSVPGVLRAHDQLARMDLDTYIGGHVHRLGTKEDIEVSREFVRDLWNATGKAVAATDMAPYFGKVEPGNNWAGFDLYLQAVADKVEPVMYRKWLGRLGAVDVFTRENALTVALSHIVDAPRDL